The sequence ggaggaaggagaggagcttTTGCTTCGCAGAGCCATGATCTGATGAGATGAGTGGCATTTGGGATGACTGCAATGAATAGCAAGTATCGCATCTTCTGCCATTAATTCCCAGACCAATAAAGCCGCTGTTAAGAAGAGAAGTCAGATGGGAAATACCCAACAGGGTTTTGACTGCTGACAAATAACGAACAGGCCTCCCAGAGCCGAGAGGaatttttctgacaaattttTTATTGGGAAAAGTTATGCAGTTTCAGGTTGAGTTCAACTAATAGCTTTGGCCAGgtatggggaagaaaaaaaagcaatcaggATTTTTGTAAATGGAGTTTTGACATGTCGCATTTAaaaaagctgcttcttttcaaaacatattaaaaagataTAATTAAACCAAAATACAGACCGCACACCTAATGAGGACATTTTGTTTCTGACAAAATGAAACGATATTTATCAGCTTTGCTGATATTTATCAGATTTTTGCTggtcccagcccagcagcgACACAGCTTTTCTGTGACATTAGTGTGCCTTTTGAATTTATTGCTCCTGCCATCGCCAATCCAGCACCCGCCCGCTGCAGGCACCCGAGGAGGGACGGTGGGGAGGTGACGTGGTGGATGCCCCAGGCTTTGGCCACCGTCATCGCTTGCAAATCCTGCTGCAGACGGGGTGGTTCTCAGGCAGACGGGAGGATTTGGGGAGGCTGAAGTGAAGCCCCCAGGTTTTGGGGCTCCCTCCAGCATCACACAGGGGTGGGATCAGCAGAGCTCGGGGGCAGCCCTTGCAGGGGAGAGGGTCTCACGATGCGGGGGTGCGCAGCAGGTCCCTCATTTGCTCCCAGCTGTGACAAAGGACTGAGACGAGGCAGGCGAGGGGTTTTTGGACTAATCCCCCTCCGGGTGTACTGCCCCTGTGCGCTGTGGGGAGGAGACCCTACCAGTCCCCGCTGCCAGCACCCAGAGCACGGAGCCGCCAGAGGCCACCTCCACCGCATAGCGGTGGCAGGGGGAGGGCGTGCACCTCTTCGCACATTGCTCCCAAAATAGATCTCATTAACCATCGCAATTAACACGAGCTGGGCCCTCTCTCCTCCTCGCCACCCCAGCCAGAGCCGtacataaaaataactgtttattacacagcaggcagagcctggcTTATCGCTGCAGACAGGAAATTGCTGCGCAGAAACTGCACGTTTCACTTTTAATAAGTTTGGCAATAAAATGTCTCGTCAAATGAGGCCACGACAGGGTGATAATGAAGCTTCCGTGTGGCCCGTAATTGCTTACTGCTCTCCTTGGGGCGAGCCAGAaatcggggtgggggggggggggagccgtATGGCAGCATCATCTGCCCTCAACTCCTGCTTTGGGAGCATCCCTCCTTATTCCCGGCAGCAGCCCAGAGCACTGGCACCCACCAGGACATGGTTGAGAAGGAGGTCTGTCCATGCTGGAGGGATACAGGCAATTCCCACAGAGCGGTGGAAGAGGTGTCAGAGGGAGGCTGTTGGGGCtccaagggaaaggaaaaggttttctGCCTTCCAAGCAGGACTTTTCAGCACTGAGTAATCTTCAAGGATGGGTGGGTGCTGTCACATCCAGTCCGTCTATGTCCTTAGCCAGGAGTAGTACGGTATCCTGGAGGTTTTGCACAAGTCAGCTCAGGATGGGGAACTCAAAGAGCAGCCACGGCTGAAGCATCAAGGGCGTAAAGCAGGAATGAGAAAAGTGCTCATTGACCAAGACCCTACGGAGACTCCTCACTGCTTCACAAAGGTCCTTGCTGATGGGAGCTGCAGAAACCCTTGGCTTCTGCGGCCAGTGTTAACAACCATACACTTCTTGCTTTCCTGCCCTTCAGGTTTAAGGTGGTTGAGCATGAGCCTGAAACACATGTCcagtcccagcccagctctgctgagcagagAAGCCAAGGACTGGCCAAGCATTGGAGGATGAACTGCTTTGCTCTCTTCAGAGGGGACTGAGGCATGGCAAAGGAGAGGTCCCGTGGGGACCCCTGTGCTGGACCTCTGCTACAGATCAAGAGGGCTGCAGCACTCCGAGACGCATTGTGGCAAAGGCCAGGGAGTACTGCGGTGCCTATCTAATCTAATGTCCTCACTGGTGACCTCAGACCAGCAGCCGGTGACACCTGCAGCCAGGAAGCATCGGTTGTCTGAGCCGGTCCCTCGCACCAAAGCATGATGGCAGTGTTTCCAGATGCTCCCTTCATGATGAgactttctttctttaaaggaaacCAGGTCCAGCAAGGGACTGGTCACTGCCCTGACCTGCTTCTGTAGCTCCCCAGCTTCTGTTTGATCTTCTAGATGCTGAGGGACACAAACCAGCCCTGCCGCAAGCCTATTTGGAGTGATGGGAACAGCTCGAGGGAGCTCTCATGAGGTGCCCCAACCCATGGTGGGTGACGGGGAGGCACCAtgcagccagcaaagcccaccCTTGGAGGCAAAGCTGGGTCCTTGCTGCCTTCTCCAAGTTACCTTATTGCTGAGCTCCTCATTCCCACCAGCCATCCACCCTGGCAGAGAGGGGGCAGAGAGGTCCAGGGTGATACAGGTGCAACCAGCCCTGCAAAGAGAGGCGCAAGCTCCGGAACACGGTAATAGGAGACAAAATGAGCTGCGTCCAGGCTGGGACCGGGAAATGAGGCGGTTTAGAGTCACAGCAGGAACATGCTGGCGCTGTCGGGGACCGCTGACTGCCGGCCGGCTCCTGGGCAGGCAGGCGGGAGGTTTTGTTCACCCGCGGCGCTGCTCTCGGGGAGTTTACGTGGAATTACTGATCCGCATTCAGAAACATGATCACGTTAATTGGCTGCCACAGCCGCAGCCGCCATCTCCTCCCAGCGCTGGGACTTCATCTGCCTTCCCATCCCAAATGTCAAGATGTCTCTGTTCCTCCATCCGCTTGGCACCGCGGCTGaggacagagaagggaaagaggcaGAGGACGGGTGAGTCCACGAGCCTGGCGCCAGTGACAGacacccactgccaccacctCCGCTCTGCAAAGCAGCGCCTTGAAAATAAACGGCAGACACCTTCTCAAGGGGACCAGGAGCTCTGCAGGAAGCCCTGTAGCCCTGGGCAGCGATGACCCAGGGACAGGCGCCTCAGATGGAGACCAGCTTCTCTTGCGGGTGCAATGACAAGCTGGCAGGAGAGGGACCAGCTCCCAGCCGAGGACAGAGCCACCCAGGCTGCTCAGCCTGAGATCAGGCTCGCGCTCCTCTTGCTTGGAGCGGGGCCAATCGCTTCTAGTAAATTATTCATCCGACAAATTTAGCCTGTTATTCTAGTCGTGCTCTACCCAGAGTTTTACAGATTTCGTTATTATTTCAAATTGTGCAAACACCGCAGAAACCTCTCCTGGGCTCTGGCGCACTCTGCCTTCATCTCAGCTCTCGGCTCATCTGCCACATCTGAAATGGGATTTCTACCATCTGGTGCCAAACCTTCCATCCCTGCCAGGCCACAGGACCTCGTGGAGATGAGTGGCATCCCTGTTTGGCACAAGGTTTCTACCAAAGGGAGAACCATCTACCATGTGAGAACCATCTACTGATGACCCAGAGGTCAGTGGGATCAGAGGAGGCCACGGTACACTGATGGACCCATTCAAAgctattttgacttttttccaCCTCCATCCTTGCATCTGGGGTAGGGGAGAAAAATTACACCACTGTTCCCTTGCAGCCTGGGCTACCGTGGCCTTAGGAAACTGGAAAaagcttttcccttcctccacaCATGCCCGTAATTTCTCCCATCAAGGTTTCTTTCTAACCAGGAGAGTACAGCTAAAACTTTGCACTGCCAAAGAGAATAGCATGCCTCTTGCAAAACATACAGCCTGGGAAGGAAGGATTCACTGTGCAAAGATGAAGGGAGATGGATGGGTTTGTTGTGGACAAGCCAAGACTGATCAGACACGCGAGTGCAACAGCAATGTGTCTGGGGAGAAGCTATCAACAAAGAAGCACCAAATGGTTGAGGAATTTGAACCACCCGTCCCACCGCAGGGCATGAGGGAGAAGAGCAGCCAGTGACACCACCTCCTTGCCCACCTCGAGCTGGAGGAGAAATGCCACTGGCAATGCAAGGCCATTGCGCTCACACCAGGGCTCGAGTTTGCTCCTGCTCGAGCAATGACGGTCAGCTCACACCTTACttagggggaagaaaaatgggGCAAAGAGGCCCAGAAACCCCAAATGAACCATCCCCAAGAGCTGTAATGCACATTTTCACCAAAAACACGGGAAAACTGTACAAATTAGTACATACAGAGCTGTCAGGGCTCCCTAGCAAGTTATTGTGGGACACTTGAACTGCTCTCATTAGGGCTAATTAATTCGACAACTAGCAGGGATGGAAgcaataaatgcaaaacacagagcAACAGATTTAAGGAAGAGGTTTACTAGCcggaagaaaaatgtaaaagaaataggggggggggagggaatcaCAGGGTGatctaaatcttttctttctgacaagGCAAAAAGGGGGAGCAATGGAGCGTGAAAGCACTTGTCCTGTGTCCCCACTAGCTCCCTCGGTGGCAGGAAGAGGGGATGCTCAATGCGGGACAAGGACAGACGTGGTGCCTGGCTCCCTCTGGAAGACTAgtgattttgttgttgtatGGCTCATCCCACCACAACAAGTCACAGTCTGCCCTAGGGTGCATGGCCTCTCCAGCAATGCTGAAGGTGCAGGGACAAGCCAGTGGCCATGGCCTTGCTCTGCTTCTGACCACCTTGGCCGTTGCTTTTGTGAGCCTTGAGAGCGAAGCAACGAGAGGCTGGTCTGAAACCCCACCTGCACCCCGGCCAGAGCTGCCCCCCACGACCCCGGGGAGCACCACGGGAGACCCTGGAGGATGCGACTCCCATGCCGCAGCGCCTCAGCCCACCCCGCAGGagccctgctgccccagcctgcagcctgaGGGTCACTGGCAGGAGAAGGGATGCCCACAGCGTCAGCACTGCACCCCAGGAAATGCATGGGAAAACCACAGCACGTTGGTGCTGGGCTGAGCTCCCGGGCATGGGGCTGGGCACCCTGGTTTGCATCCCCACCCCAAATCCACCAGCCAGAAAGGTCCCCTCCCATCAGGGCAGGAGGTGGGACAGGATGGAAGCCCTGAGCAGCACCCAGGTCTGAGATGCAAGCACCAggtgtgctggtgctggtgctccacctccaccagcaccagccGAAATAGCCCCCGCGCTACAGCCGAGGCGCCTTATAGCgaggcggcggcagccccgccccgccctgctGCGGTTGTGTGCCCCGCCCCCTGCACGCAAATCGCCCCTCCCGCGCAGCCAatggggaggcggggggggcgtGGTCACGGCGGGACTTGCCCGGGCATGTGAGCGCGGCGGCTTCCGGGCGAGACACGTGGGCGCCGCGCCGGGTccgggcgggcggcggtggGGCCGggtgagtggggcaggggggcgcGGGTGGTGGGCGGGCGGGGCCCTAGGGGTATGCAGAGGGGCAGGcgggggcggggcagggggctgcggaTCGGTaagggggtgggcagggccctgggACCGGGAATGGGGCAGGCCGCGGCCGGGCAGTGGCGGGGCAAGGGCGGGGGGACAGGGTGTGACAATGTCTCCGtgtccctccttcccctgaCCCATAGCTGTGCCTGTCCACACCACGGGAGGGGGGGATGCGtcgcggggcgggcagcgggtTGCTGTGGGGTATGTGGGCCCCTTTTGACAGGGGGGCGTGGAGGCTGCATGGCACTCATGCCCCCCTGTGCCCACTCCAGCAGGGATGCCTCCTGGCAGAGGGCAGATGAccccgctgctgcctgccccgaaGGTCTCCGTGTCCACCCAGCAGGGCACCCATGGCCCCgctgcggggggctgcgctCAGCCCCCGGAGGGTCCCAGCATGCCGCAGGGTCGCAGCAAGAAGAAGAGCCGCAAGCACCAGCGGTTCATGGAGCGCCGGGCGCTGCTGGAGCAGAAGGGGCTGCTGAGACCCCGCCGGTGCCTGGGCAGCCAGGCCCCCGTGGCGGGGCTGGAGGCACGCAGCACGCTCACCAAGGCGGGTGGCACCACGGCACTGTGCTGCGGGAAGGTCCCCAAGCCCAAACAGGTCATCcccccttccctgtccccatctgCCTCTCCGGACAGCATAGCCAGGCACCACTCCGTGCTGCTGTCTCAGGGGAATGGCAGCTCTAAGGGGGTGCGAATGTCCTCCCCGCTCCTGCGCCCGGGCAAGTACGTGGCCATCGACTGCGAGATGGTGGGCACCGGCCCTCAGGGCAGGCTGAGCGAGCTGGCGCGGTGCTCCGTGGTGAACTATGAGGGGGACGTCATCTACGACAAGTATGTCCAGCCTGAGCTCCCCATCGTGGACTACCGGACGCGCTGGAGTGGCATCACCAAGCAGCACATGAAGAGTGCGATTCCTTTCAAGGCTGCCCAGGCAGAGGTGAgttaaaagagagaaattcttaaaaaaagaaaggctgtgtGTTATCTGCCAGCCACAAATTGGGACGTTTGGTGGCCCATGCTGAGGTGCTCTGAGGCAGACACACAAGCACAGGATAGGGAGCGTCCAAGCCATGCAGTGGGTTGGTTTGCTTGTTACTGCTCCATGCTGGGAACCTAAAAAACTAGAACTGAGGGAACTGAAtttaacacaaaattatttattttatgcttaattggtatttcttttgctgcaCCACCTGTCTAACTCTTTCTGACACTTCCAGATCCTGAAGATCTTGAAAGACAAGATTGTGGTAGGACACGCCATCCACAATGACTTCCAAGCCCTGAAGTACTTCCACCCGAAAGACAGGACCCGAGACACCAGCCAGATCCCCATGCTGAAAcagagggcagggctgcccatCAGGGCCAGCGTCTCCCTCAAGAACTTGGCCAGGCACCTGCTCCAGAAAAAGATCCAGGTAAGCACCAGGAACCTTGAGATGGGGAGCGGTTCCTGTGTTTGCTACAAGCCTGTGTGGTCAGCCTGGTCCCCCCCTCTCCATGGGTGCTCTCTGTGAGATGGAGGTGAACCTTGTTCATCCTGTGCTCCCAACTATGATCAAGCTGAGGGAGCCCAGGACCTCCCAAGCTGACCATTAAGCATCTCAGTAAAGCAGGGACAGGACCTGTGCCCTCCAGAAAGTGCTTGAGATGCATGTATCTCCTGGGCTGTATCAAACCTTTGCTGTCTCCAAAACCCCCGGCACTTGTGTCCTGCCGAGCAAGCAGGCAAGGTGACCTGTTGGATTTTTGCCAAACCTTTTTTCTAGCGAGGCTTTTCCCCCTTTGTTCAGGTCGGCTGCAAAGGGCACTCGTCGGTGGAGGATGCTCAGACGGCCATGGAGCTGTACAGACTGGTGGAGGTGCAGTGGGAAACGGAGCTGGCCCgcagcctgcccccccagccccccagccccgtcaCGGACCCCACCACAGACAGCAGCCAGTACATGGACGACCGGTACTGGCCCACGGACCTGATGGCAAGCAGCCCGTGATGGGGGACAGCGTCTCCTCCACGTGTTTCGGGCCATCCTGATGCCTTCAGCTGTTAAAGGTGGGGGCGGCTGCTGACCTCCTTCCCCAGGGCTTGTGCCCCACGTGCTCTGCCCAGCACCTGGCCCCGCTGCGGACAGCAGTGCGGGGGAGTCAGACGCCCCCAGCTCAGGGACAGAGAAATGGTGGCACTTGGACACCGGTGATCTCCCGAAAATGCTGTCTGCAGCCTCTTGCTGTCGCACAGAAATAAGCGCTGCGGCTGCACCATGTTCATCTGTCACTTGGTGCTTGGGGACGAGCAGGGTCGCGCTGCCAGCCTGGAGCCGCCCCCATGGGTGCGCAGTGGCTGCGGCGGTGGGCTGGGGTTGCCAGGGCTCCTGCCGCATCCCCTGGGAGGGGGGTACCTCCGTAGTGGGCAAGTGGCAAGTCTTCCTGTGGGAGTATCAAGGTGTCTTGCTGATGCCCAAAGGCTGCAAACCATCTGGGGCCAGTTAAACAACCAGTTTCCTCCTCACTTTCTTTGCACAGTGAAgcctgaaaagaaaacctgagtCTAATCAATGTCCAGCGTGGACAAGAGCATAGGATgcacttcattttaaatagaCTCATCACATACTTGTCcaattctgaattaaaaactGTTCTCGCAAAAACCTTGTGTGCGTGTTGCATGATCAGATCTGGCAGCTCTCcaggagggagagggcagggatggggtgggcaTGCGCTGCCTGCGATCCTGGGCCATGGCCCAGTGCTCAAAATACGCCTGTAAGCAGAGAAGGTGCTTTGAGTGGCCTGCTGATGGCTGGAGTGAGCGGTTACTTGGGGTACAGGCTGGTCCCCTCAGCTCTGGGGCATTCCTGtgaaggcaggaggagcaggggatggagtcagccagagccctgctgtccAGTGCTACCGGCTGCTTGGAAAAAGCCCATTGCAGGAGAAAGCGTCCCACTGTGTCAccttccagcagctgggctgtaCCAGCGCAGGGAGCTCCGTGTAAAGGAGAGGCGCTGCTGGGATTTGCCCACCCTGTGAGACGCTGTACCTGCACGCAGGGTCTGGGTGCGAGAGCTGTGCCTGCTCTGCGGGGTGGGAATGATGCCGAGCTGCAGCGTGGGCTGCTGTGCCAGCGCGGGAACAGGGTGATGCTCACCTGCAGTGGCTCtgcccacagctgctgcttcgTGGGTGGCATACGTGCGTACCTGTGGCTGCATGGATGTACCCCAGCTGGGGGTGCGAGCACCAGGGTAGGGTTGGGGCTGGAAGCGGGGAGTCGCACGCTTCCCTGGGGAGTTGAACAGTCACAGTTAtagaaaatcagtatttttttgtcaGGTGCCTCAAGGTTGAGGCCACCCTTTAGCACAGGGGGTCCCCAGTCCCAttgcccagcccagccacagcacagTGCGGGTATGGCAGCCAGCACTGAAATGGAGTCCACGTTCCCCATGGCCAGGCTAGATGGGTCCCAGGCTTTTCCTGGCagctgggggagggaagaaaagctcAGCCCCAGCCTTGGGAAGCGTCCGAGGAGCCGGGTGACGCAGGCACACCTGACGCACACATCAGTGCCATTACAAGACGCATCTTGCACTTCCCATCTTAACTCCTCCCTGCCCGGCAGAGGAAGCCAGGGACAGCTCAGAAACACTTTGAAACACATCAGATGTGTCCAAAATGCTCTGCCCTCCCGGTGGCCTAAGCACAACCTTCCttcaacagaaataataataacctGAGCTGTGCCCTGAGCTCATGGTCTAGGCACTGTCCACCAGACCTGGTAGGAAACGTGGCCCCACGGTAGGTCTTTAAATCCTGCTCATGGCAGTTTGCCCCAGGCATGTTCCTGATGCAGCAAGCTGTAAAACCCGGCTGGCACCACTCACTATACGAGTCTCAGGGTGCAGCTCAGCTGAGCCCCAGCGTGATGCCCTGCAACGTCAGCAGGACCTGGTGGGGTACAGGAGGGACCTGAACGCCGTGGGGGCACccacaggggtgcaggaggagcaCGGCTGGCACaggtttttctccatttcctcctctctgccgTTTCCACTTCTcccaaggcagcaggagggaaacAAAGCTGTGGAAAAGTGACAGGAGCTCAGCGGGTCAGCAGACAGCACCATCAGAAGGTGGTGGCATCCCAAAGCTGATGCAGCAGCACTGCCTTCTGCTCCCAGGAATGCAGACCCAGAGGAAGGGCACAGCGGAGGGGTACTTTGCTCGTGGCCATGTAACCTGGCCCATATAACTGCATCCCCTCAGGGAGTACGTGGGTTCATGGGGAGCCCATGGCTCATGTTTGCCCACCTGAGCCCCCCCTTGctgtccccccagcccaccctgtCCCACCACCCCATAGCACTGACTTGCCCTAAACCACGTGATGGCTTGATATGAGACACGGGTGTGTTGGGGTGAGgctggagaaagctgcaaaagGAGGTGGAAGGCCATGAGGCTTTATCAGCCTGTGACTCAGCCTGCTTTGCCGTCAGCCAGTGGCGAGGGGAAGGcataattaaggaaaaaaaaaaaaagaaaaaaacatttctcaagTCTTGACCATCCAAACACTTTAGTGAGACTCACTTCCAAAAGCAAGCCTGGGCTGGGCTCCAGGCAAGGGACAGATTTCTCTAAGCACTTATCCCCTGTGATGCAGAGCAGctttttccctgcctgcccacgGCAGagctccccagcctgcctgcacgGCTGCCCACATGCCCTcctggcagcacagccctgggctTGCAGAGTGCCATGAGGTGCTGGGAGAGTTCCAGGCTGCCTCCGACAGCTTGTCCCCGTCACCATTACACTGATTTAACCCTCCTGCTGAAATACCCCCCTGCTTTGGGGGCAAGTTTGAAGGCAGCAATGCAGGCAAAGGCCAGCTGCCCTTTGGTGATCACTGGTCCTGCaagctttgtttctgtattGAGATCTCCAGCTCTTGGGGAAGCTGAGAAacaaattggggggggggggggggagggggcgggtgTCAATCCCCATTTACATCAGATTGGAAGGGCTGGAAAAACCCCAGCATTCTGCTCTGCAAGCCCCCAAGCCCCctgaggcagagctgctgaggagCAAACCCCACCATGGATGATGAGGGGTGGTGACAACCCGCTCCCTGCCGATGAAGCGATGTTTGCTCTGAAAAATCTGAATGGCAACTCTCGTCCCATTTGCACCCGGTGAACCCTTCAAGAGCTAATCAGGATTTTCACAGGTGCTTGTGAATATTCACCTACGTGCCAGGGAGTTGCTATGGCTGAAAGCAGCCCACCTTCACTCTGGTTCATCACCCGAGCAGCCTGCTGGTGCTCGTGCTAGGAGGCTGAGCATCTTTAGGCAGGTGAAGGAGAGCTGGGCTGGCTCACCATTTACGCTAAATTTCATGATAATTGAAGAATCTGCAGAAAACTCAGCCGTTGTCTCAACATCCCTGAATAATGATTAACCCAAACCCACGAATCCAGCAATGGGCTTTTTTATCAGAGGGAAAACATTGTCAAATGAGTTTTTTCCAGCCAGCTGCGAGAGCAGGTAACTGATAAGCCCGTCATTGGAGTGGGGCTGAGCCAATGGGAGCTGATGGCGACGGCTTTTACTTCTGTCTAGCAACAGCTTCTCCTTGAGCAGCAGACAGCAATTCAATGCTTTCGCTTGCTTTTATTGAGCTcccccccttcctgccctcctgctACATGGGCCTCTTCATGGGGGACACTCAGAAACTGAATTTCGCATGGATTGTCCCCAGTTTTCTGCAAGTTTTTGGTGTCTATTCCTATCCAGCATGGCAAGAGCTTTGCAGCTGTAAAAGAGGATGCAGGCCCCCATCCTGCCattccctggctctgctctcaccctgccttgcccgTGCACCCGgagctctgcttctgctgggtGGGTGTCACACACCCATAGGGTGCTTGAAATAGCACCGTAGCAGAATAGCAGCCGTACCAGGAGACCCCACGCCAGGGCTGTGTCTGACTCTCCCGCCCTGCGTCGCCAGCGCCTGGCCATGGTCCAGCACCTCTCCTGGCTTCTGGGGGCTGTTTGCATGGGGGCCatggctgggagcagcacccctGGATCAGGGCACGTCGCAGCATGCAGGGAGGGTTCGCTTTGATGCTGGCTGTGGTTATCACAGTGGGTGATAGGTGTGATATCACAGGGTGGTTGAAGTGCCACGTAATCCCCAAATGGTCTCAGGGTGGAGCAATGCCGGTACCTGATAACAGCCCAGAGCAAGGCCCTAACCTGGGGCAGTCTGTCCGCTTGCTGCGGGGACACAGAGGGACTATTCATTGCATTTGCAGACAGAGAGTGGAGGCTTTGCTTGGGCGACTCGCCAGAGATCAAACTGGTTGCAGCGGAGGGAGGAACCAGCCTCCCTGTGCTCCCCACCCCATCGGTACCCCCACCGACCAttgcccctctcccctccaccccaagAGTGAATTAGAAGGCAGAAAACTCGCAGCCAGCTATAAATTAAAATCTCAGGAGCCTTAATAACCCGCTTGGCCGGAAGAAGCGAATAGGTGTGATGTGGAAATTAATAGGCACATCTGGCAGCCGCTTAGCACTTCGGCTGCAGGAGGGGTGTgcgtgtgcctgtgtgtgcgtgtgcatgtgtgtgcgtgtgcgaacagccagcacagcctccCGGATTGGCTGTAAAACCCCTTCCCGACCAATGCCGGGGACCAGGGTGGCCTAGCAACAGCCTTTCCCTAATGAAAAACAAGCCACTTAAGCATCATGACTGTCTGCGGATGAGAGGAAAAGGCACAATTCCCAGCACGCCCCAtcctccccagggagccagCCCCAAAGGGGGCTGCAAAGGCTGTGCTGGACGGGCTGGGGTGGCCCAACTCAAGCACCTGTGTACCCCTCAGTTCCTGCTCCACGGATGCGTTGGGTGCACGGGAAGGGTTTGCTGCAGGCACAACACAAGGAAGCCTCCAGGGAAGAAACCCCTTCCCGTTCAGCCACGGCTCCATCCCCCTGTGCAGGTAGCCTGGGTGCAAGGCTCACCACTCAACCCCCATCACaggcaccccacagccctgcacccatgggcgAGCTGggggctggatgccaagtgACCATGGGGGCCATAAACCACTGAAGATGCCActttcagggcaggaggagTTCATGAGGTGCAGTGCTGGGGGCATGTGGGGCactccccagcactgccaggtgAAGGAGGAGCCAAGGAGTTGGTCACCGGTGTGGTCTTGCTTGGAGATGTCACCTTCCCACATCCCTGCCCTGGGATTCTCTCCTCCAACAGCTGCCCAGGGAAAGGGCTCTCAGGACAGCAGGGTCAGATGCATGAGCATAATT is a genomic window of Pelecanus crispus isolate bPelCri1 chromosome 7, bPelCri1.pri, whole genome shotgun sequence containing:
- the AEN gene encoding apoptosis-enhancing nuclease, translated to MPPGRGQMTPLLPAPKVSVSTQQGTHGPAAGGCAQPPEGPSMPQGRSKKKSRKHQRFMERRALLEQKGLLRPRRCLGSQAPVAGLEARSTLTKAGGTTALCCGKVPKPKQVIPPSLSPSASPDSIARHHSVLLSQGNGSSKGVRMSSPLLRPGKYVAIDCEMVGTGPQGRLSELARCSVVNYEGDVIYDKYVQPELPIVDYRTRWSGITKQHMKSAIPFKAAQAEILKILKDKIVVGHAIHNDFQALKYFHPKDRTRDTSQIPMLKQRAGLPIRASVSLKNLARHLLQKKIQVGCKGHSSVEDAQTAMELYRLVEVQWETELARSLPPQPPSPVTDPTTDSSQYMDDRYWPTDLMASSP